In Alloyangia pacifica, the following proteins share a genomic window:
- a CDS encoding ABC transporter ATP-binding protein, whose translation MTLDLPPAGLAAERLSLGYAERPVIAELSLALPRGEMTAILGPNGCGKSTLLRAMARLLAPSAGRVLLDGEDIHRRDTRALARELAILPQSPIAPEGITVADLVKRGRTPWRGPFTPWRDEDASACADALAAVQMSAFADRPIGELSGGQRQRAWIALVLAQSAPLLLLDEPTTYLDLVHQIEVLALLRRRNREAGLTVVSVLHDLNLAARFSDRLVLLGRDGLVATGSPWEVLTPVHLQTAFGLAARVDPDPVTGTPMVIPL comes from the coding sequence ATGACCCTTGATCTGCCCCCCGCCGGCCTCGCCGCCGAGCGCCTCTCGCTGGGGTACGCCGAACGCCCGGTGATCGCGGAGCTGTCGCTCGCGCTGCCGCGTGGCGAAATGACCGCCATCCTTGGCCCGAACGGCTGCGGCAAGTCCACCCTGCTGCGCGCCATGGCCCGGCTGCTCGCCCCCTCTGCCGGGCGCGTGCTGCTCGACGGCGAGGACATCCACCGCCGCGACACCCGCGCGCTGGCCCGCGAGCTGGCGATCCTGCCGCAGAGCCCCATCGCCCCCGAGGGCATCACCGTCGCCGATCTCGTCAAGCGCGGCCGCACGCCGTGGCGCGGCCCTTTCACCCCTTGGCGCGACGAGGATGCCTCTGCCTGCGCCGACGCGCTGGCCGCCGTGCAGATGAGCGCATTCGCCGACCGTCCCATTGGCGAGCTCTCTGGCGGGCAGCGGCAGCGGGCCTGGATCGCGCTGGTGCTGGCGCAATCCGCGCCGCTCCTGCTGCTCGACGAGCCGACCACCTACCTCGACCTCGTGCATCAGATCGAGGTGCTGGCACTACTGCGCCGCCGCAACCGCGAAGCCGGGCTGACGGTGGTCTCGGTGCTGCACGACCTGAACCTCGCGGCGCGTTTCTCCGACCGGCTGGTGCTGCTGGGCCGCGACGGGCTCGTCGCCACCGGCAGCCCTTGGGAGGTGCTGACGCCCGTACACCTTCAGACCGCCTTCGGACTTGCCGCCCGCGTCGATCCCGACCCGGTGACCGGCACGCCGATGGTCATCCCGCTCTGA